CATGAATAAAATAGTGGAAGGATAAAATAGAGATGGCCTTCTGCCAAACTGACTGCATGAGAGACGGGCATAGGAGTGAAAATTTCAGGCAGAGTTTAGGTTACTATCGCATTGTGCCTGCCTCCCTTACAAAAGATTAGCTAGAGTgtattaattgatttttttaaaaagaaaacatgttaGTTTTAACTCTGATCTTAAAACCATCTCATGTTGACACAAGCTCTGCAAAACTTCAAAAATTCAAAGCTATGGTTAGTGCCTTAACAGGCATGCACAGTGATCAACAATAACGTGCAGTATAATAAATTATGCTTTCTTACAACTTGCTGTTTGCGCACCTCTATACTGTACTTCCTTTGCACTTTGAGAAGGAGCTTTGTGGCGCTAAAGTGTAGAGTTGGTAGGCAATACCGCGGTTTGACTACTGGACTGGTTAAACACATGGTGTGTGATTCCCAGGAATACATTGCCACAGGCTGGAAGAGAATCACCGCTGTCCTCTTAGTGCACATCcttggagaggaagggggggtcAGTATGGAGCTGTTTGTTTAATTCTGGAATTCTGTCCTTGTAAGACAAGTGTTCAGTGTGGGGTGTGGAATTTAAGAGGTTGCACTGTTACTGAGTGAGGCAGTTGCACTGGGGTGGGTTCATGCATTGCTGTGGAGTGTGTGGTCCTCCATGAcggtttctcagttttccaaatgtgcccatgggTCCCCCAAATGTTGATAACCCCTACACTGTACTGTGATGTTCCAGAACTAAAGGAATAGGCATTTTACAAAGCATTCACTAGGTGGCTCTCTTTGTAAACATTACAATCCTGAGGCAAAAAATTAGTTTCACTTTTGTTTTCAGTCATGCACAATGCTATTTTGCTAGAAGATATTTTTCATATACTTGAATGGGACAAGACAGCAGTGGCTGACAGCAAGTCCTGGAGAGACTGGCTGCACGATCTGAATTCCAAATAGGAACTCCATAAACTCCATAGTGCAGCTGATCCCTGCCCAAAACATGACTTGCTGCAAGCACCAACCAGCTGATTGACAATTAGAGCAAGGCCCTTGGGTATTGTCCTTTGCAGCCCAGCTTTTAAGTAgggtgtcaggtgattgacatgtGGGTCTCACCCACTTGTCAAAATGGTCCTGGTAAGGTAACTCAGGCTCTTGCCTGCTGGATCCTGTTACTGCCACCAGAATGGTCAGAAAGAAATTAATGGAGTGTCTAGATGTGTGGTTCTTTTTATGTTTTCTGGATGCCCCCAAAAGGGGTCTCATGCTGACATCTATCTTCTCTGTCTCCTTCCTCTTCCATAGACACTCTGGAAGAACTAACCCTTGCCATGCAGATGGAAGAACAAGCCAGCAAGTATCTGAATAAGCGGCCACTTCAGTAGTTACCCACTTGTTAAATGAATTTCTTCCCTCTCTATTTGTCTGTCACTTCTTTGGTTTGCTGttaactgtatttaaaatgcaagcagaaggttcatccTATCTTGTTTGAGGGTTCCCTATTTTGGGGAGAGGGTGCTATCCTTTATGCAGGCAAAGGAAAGTACTCTGCCAGAATGTGATGTTTCTGGGACCATTGCTCCTCTTCACAACTGAAGGCTAAGAAGAAGAGTTGCTTTGGTGTCTCTTGGTAAGCTTGTACATTTTTCTAGTGTAAATAAAGTATTTCACTAAATACTTCTGAAATGTTAACATTGAATGCAATCCAGTGAATCTTGAACTGGTTTTGCTGTTGtttgagactttttaaaaaataaataatcagtaattgaagcagtttataaataaatatttctgaatACATCAAGTCCTGTATTGTGAGGGGTTTGAAGTGTGTTCTGCAGGTGTTCTGCTGTTTTGGAGGCCACTTGTATATGTTGGATTTGTATGCACATCTGGTTTGGAGAGCAACATGGAGGGGAATACTTACTCCATGTGTGCAATTTAACAACCCAGGCCCATATAGTACCGGATGTTTTAGTCCCTGGGAGGTCTGGGTATTGCCTCACGCAGACCTGGGAGTACACAGCTCCTGGCTGTTCCTGGTATAAATGTTGCAAATGAACAATGACCATAATCATGTCTATTTAAGTCAGTGTGTTGGACTGTGATAGGCTTCATTCATATAGAGGCAAGAATTCAGTTTATGACTTCTGACTAGTCAAACACTGGTATTGAAACCTGTCAGATACGTTTTGCCCTATCAATTTTACTGGCTTTATGCATTAATCATGTGCTTAAAAGAAAACGATCTCTGACGGGTATTATTTTGAAAAAAGTCTAcaaaaaactttattattattattattagaatttatatactgccctatacccggaggtctcagagcggttcacagaataaaatcaattaTAGTGTCAGTCTGTTCTGAAATGGAAATTAATTTCTGCCTTTCTGAGTTTTTGCATTTTATCAGTAGAATGGCAAAAAGTCTGGACTGTTTGGGCCATTTCATTGTAACTGTGAAGTTTAAAATTTGCACCTATTTGGACTACTCAAGAGCCAGTAGTGTGTGGGTATGCTTCAGTATTCTTCcccaaaatgttaaaagtgtgtgtttttatatatgtgctTATAGTATGAGAAAAGTCTGATATATGCATGGATGTATCAGTGTAGCTTTTAAAGGATGGGAAGGATGCTGCTAATTTTGTCTGGCATTTCCCATTATAAAGTGAATTTAGGGTGTCATTATTGCATGTAAGTGTTAATGGATTCCTAAGATCTAAGCATACAAAGTAGCCAAGGAGATGCTAATGGCATAGCATGCTTTCTAAGAGAACAGAGCTAGGAGTTGGGAAATGGCTGGTATGAAGTTTCAACATTTTGTCTCCGTCTCTATGAAGTATAGGCCTGATCTGTAAGCATACATACTATCTATTGTGCTAAAGTACACTTCAGGAAAAAAGCAGCCAAATCCTACAAAATTAGCCGtatctgaaatcaatgggcttaagcaTAGGATTGCTCCTTAATTTCTCTTAAAGAGCTGTTTTACTTCAAAAATCCCTTTCTATAACAGTAAAGCCATGAAGTATTCAAGAGTGTGTTTATATGCTGGATGCATAACTAGAGAAGCCATTGCTGCTTTCCCAGTAGCACTGCTAGAGAATGCAGTTTCTGCTTTTGGCTTGCAAATCATGTAAATGTTTTGCCTTTAATAATATTTCTCAAGAAAAGAACACTTGGGTCTTATAGTAGACTTCTGGATGCTCTACTACATTAGGGTTGAGTCTATTTGCACAAAAATAAGTTGGCATAGGGATTTAGAGTTTGCAGTGCAAGAGCAGAGCAGCCTGCTAGATAAGGCcaagcattctgttctcaaaatggctaaccagatgcccgtgTATCTTCTGTATGTTCATTTTTTCAGTTTAACCTGCAAATTGGAGTGAAGTCTTGTGTCTGATATGTATGATGATGACAGAGACTTAAATTTAGTTATTCagtactgtttttatttattacatagaTAACCTATCTCCTCCTCAGAACTCAAAGTGGCTGTACAAGGGATTATTCCTTATTTTCATAAGTCTGTGACACAAGTTAGTCTATGCTTATGTTGTTGCGAAGAAAGCTGTTGCAGAACAATTGGCAATTTGATGTGTCTGGTGGTTGATAACCAAACTAAGGAGATTTGAGAGAAGGGATGGGGACAGAGACTCAAAAGTCACCTGTCATAAGGAACTTGGAGCTTTGCATCTTTTTTTTCATGGGGATGGGTGGTAGGGCCTGAAATAGAATGCatgaaaaaataaaggaaaatgaaCAATGAGGACAATTGAGAGGTAGCTAACTAAGGCAGCAACTCGCTATCTTGAGACAGCTGTTCCTGTTCATCTTCTGCAGTTGAGTTTCTCTCTGAGGGAGGAAACAGAGTTCAAGAAATGCAACTCAGTTCATTACTTCAGTACCAAGTGTGGtagcttattttttaaatacagtggtaccttggtttctgaacagcttagttgacgaacaaatctgCTCCCGTatgctgcaaaactggaaataagtgttctggtttgcgaacttttttgggAGCCGAACCTCCGTTTCGGCTGTTGGCATTGTTTCCGGGGCCAGTGAGAAGCCGTGCcatggttttcgaacattttggaagttgaacggagtTCCAGATTGGATtgagttcaggaaccaaggtatcactgtactgttATATAAACAAGATACAGTATTTACTTAAGGTACTGGTAAGCTGCCTTTTAGGCCAAGCATCCTCACATGGCAGtttccataaaataaaatgcagtatgCACAAGCGAAGTTGTAAAGAGTATAAATGCATAATACAGGGGTGGCTAACGTTTTTGGCTTGAGAGCCACATTGAGGCTTTGCCAGCCCTCAAAGGGCTGTATGCCAACATGCACATCACTCTCGTAGACACAGTACTTTTTTTCTTGTCATCTAACTACCATTTCTCTCTACAGATTTCATATGCAATTTCTGTCCCCTCTGGAGCTGTTGAATTAACATAAGACCCTTCTTGTTTATACTGTTGTGAACTAATAACTTGTCCCAGATCATCTTTTTGTACTTATTCACAACCTGCATACACAATATGTCATCCCATCATTTCccttgcttcctttttttttaaagcattaagGAGGTATCTACATATTCCAAAGTTATTTTGTCCACAACTGTGCCCAACACACCTGGAATATCCATTTTTGTCTGAGCCAAAATATATTCTGGAATATTGACTATATTGGTGGCCAGGATAACAGCCTGCACAGCATCCATATTCAGGTACAAGTTTGTAGCATCTTGCTGAGGGAAGAAAGGTAACATAGTCACATTATTGAAAAGCAGGAACTTTCCAAGGTTCAGGGAtggaaataaatggggggggggcaattcctgATTGTCCATTGGCATCTCTTCCTTGAAACAAGGGCCACTCTAATGGAGTTGTCTCTACATGTCTCTTCACTCAGAGGCTAGGATGACAGTATCTGAACAATGAACTTCTTAGAATATTTTAATTACCGTAGCTGAAGGACTAATGGCAGTCTGGCTTTTGATTAAAATAGGATATTTGAAAAATTTAGAAGAAATTTAGACTGCTGTCTCCAGAAAGGCACACCTGatgacaattttattattttgccatGAGGGAATACGGTATCATTTTTATTCTTTGACATATGGGCAGCTTTAATTATATTGTTGCAGTTGCTCTATCTGGGCTTTACTGCTGCTGTACTAATGCCATGTGTTATAATgtttagaaaaatagaaaatatttaTTGTAAATAGTTTTGAGACTTCATATAAAACATCATTCAATAATTGTAGGTGGTTGGTTATTATAACCATCATATACAGCTATGAAGAGAGAGTTTTATTAGAATTAGCTTTACTAGTAAATCCACACTTTAAAATATGCAGGCTTCCCaaattattttctttcaaaatctgCCAATCCAAGGTTCAGAACAACTTttacagaaatggaaaaaatatgGTTGAATATGTTTACttagaaagagaaaagcaaaaattGCTAGGAAGATGAATCACAGTATGGAAAGAAGGCCAGAATATTGCATCAGATGGTGCTTTGGTTTAAAGAGGCATGTTAAGTATTTTACGCCTCTACTTGATTATTTTCCTCATTCTCAGACTTTTTGGTTAATCTGTCATAAGCAAATTGGAAAGCCTCATCACCTCAGTTGCATCCATCAATTACTCTGGCAGATGATGTTCTTGCCCTTATTCTGAAAAAAAGGTCTAGAGCTGTGCTTTCCCTCTACTGTGCCACTTTCTATGTTCCTCCTCTTCAAGATTGTTATTAATTTAAATACTgcttaatgctttttaaaataggttTCTAAGTGGTTTAAGATAAGAGGATAAGAAAAACCTGGTAAGCAGAAAGCAGCTTTTACAATGGCAGAAGTAGTAAGGAGATACTACTACCCTTTCTGAACTCTGGCTCTCTTAAAGCATGCATTTGAATTTAACAGTTACTGAAGGTCTTGTCTAACATTGGCTATGCCACAGAAGATAGTGATTCTTACTATAGTTGCTGGCGGGAGGGAAGACTTCTAAACAATTCAGAAAAGTGGTTTTGGATTTCAGGTGTTTTGTCTTAAATCTCACTGTTGCTTTTGGCAAATAAAACAGCTCATATCTGAGTCCCTTAACCTTAGTACAGAGGATAGACAAGACATACCATAAAGAGCTCAAACAATTTTTCTCCCATGGCGCTCCGGGTATGATTCTCCACCACTATGAACATCCTTACAAAATGCTGCAAGAGAACACAATTTAATCCATAGGGAAAATAAGAATAAtccttgggttgtatccagctctGCTTTTCTGTTTGTGCAGCAGACTTCTACTTGAGTTAACATAACGTCTCCCTTCTCTCCAGCCCATGATGCATCCTTAAACTCTCCAGACTCCAGAGCACTCATatgcaaccttggctctccagatgatccctagctaacagggtcagtgatcagggctcatgggagttgtagttccaaaacatctggagagccaagattgcctatgcctgctccagagggttgggtaTACTATGGAGCAAATTTTGAATGCAGAGAGGTGAGGAAACAGCACTCCATTGCACAACTGAAACTTAgcttgtacagtcaaaccttggttgtcgaacgtttggcttccgaaatgtcTGACAGTCGAGGTGCGGAAgctgcattggatgttcggcttctggaaaacgttcgaaaaccagagcatttacttctgggtttttggtgttcaggagccaaaaatttccaaaacggaggcatttgggacctgaggtttgactgtatagtgTTGGATGCAGCCCTTTGTGTGCCATCTAAGCTACAGGagtatgagtttgaccaaactgcaggaggcagtgcaagacaggagtgcctggcgtgctatggtccatggagtcacgaagagtcggacacgactaaatgactaaacaacaacaagctacagGAGTATAAAACACTGCAATCTAATATTTTCTATCCATGTTTCATTAGTATTTCTTGTTCTGGTCTTCATCACTCAGAATCTTTAGTGGGGGGCTGCTGTTATCCCTTTCCAAAGCTCTAGCCTCAACCATAATTTCCCAGCACAATGGAGACTTTAAAAGTTCTCTAGtggtattaatttattaattacccacccttcaccctaagatcccagggccagttacagcattaaaatacattaaaaacagttttaaaacactTCTGTATAGTTGGCCTTAAATATACAGGCAGTTTCTGCTCCCATGCTTCCAACATCTACAAGCCATGCATGTTAAATTTTAACAAAGCCTTAATTACTCCTGTCATACTCTGATCTTTGTAttctttagtgcaggcatccccaaactgcggccctccagatgctttggcctacaactcccatgatcccgagctaacaggaccagtggtcagggatgatgcttCATCCACTAACGTTTTATCTCATCCAATCCACCCATTCCACCTACCGAAACAACCCCTTTAGTTAGAGAGCTTTGAAAAAGTGACAATAGGTATCTACGCCCAGTTCCCTCCTTTTCAACAAAGTCACTTGCCTCTAGGGTAATGCTGGCCTGCCTCTGGCAGTTAGTGTGATCTTTGTTGCCCATGGCACACATGAGACCATGCACCACTCTCAAGAAGACCAGCTCCTCAGCCACTTTTCTGGAGTCTTGGGCCAGAATTCTGCAAAGTTGAGTGtttgaagagtgggataaaaatgttttcaataaacAGATGGGGGGGTGTTTAAGAGCAGAGGGCGCATCCTACTAATTTACAAGCTAGAGAGATCTAGGTTGTTctgtgccttttaccagctggtTGGCAGTGAGACATCTTATAGTAAAAGGAGACATCCAATAGGTTGAGCTTTCCTAATTGCTGCACTGTTGGATTTCTGCAACAGTTGTTAAAGGCACACACTGCCAAGAAAATAAGCTGACTGGGTAAATCTATTGTACTGAATGAGTTGTTATGGTGCTTAGCATAGTAAGGTGGATGGTGACATGAATATGGCTCAGCAGCAAACACTTTTGTCTAGTGCTGAAGATGACAACCCTAAAAGGATTAGAGAGGATCTGTATATTCAGATGATATTTTATGTATGCCTCCATTGATAACCTGCAAGGGGTTCTCTATCTACTCTAGCTCATgttataaaccaggcataggcaaactcggccctccagatgttttgagactacaactcctatgatccctagctgaaaggaccagtggtcagggatgatgggacttgtagttccaaaacatctggagggccgagtttgcctatgcctgttataaaCTCTGAAAGATAAGAGAATAGTGGTTGGATTATATAGGTATTCTAGTTCTGAATGTGTTTTTGAGGGACTGGATGTGATGCTGGCTGTCTAATATTGCATCAAGAAGCAGAAGGCATGGATTCAACTCCTATGCTTGAAAGTCATTTTGTAGTAGTGTTTGGATGGGGGGCGGGGTTCAAATATATATGCTTGGTTACTGGCTGGCCTTGGGCAATGCAAGTCCCTCTTAGCCAGTGTGCTATGTTAAGAGACTAAAATTGCAACTTTGAGGTTCTTGGAACAAAATGCAGCAAGTAGATATCATAGTATGATTAAAACATCTAGTTAACACcatccattaaaaatatataaaaacactgcCCAACCTCTAGTGCCCTACTGCCTCCATCTGAGTAGCAGGTGAAGTGGGTGTATATAGTTTGCCAATCTGGACTGTGGACTGGTGGCTGTTTCACACAGTAAGTGAGGTGTTTTCTAGTTTGCATCTGTGGCCTACCCAAAACTGGGCTAAGAGTGCTTCACAGTTTGCCTCTGTGTTGGCAACTGGTTCCAGTAACCCATCATAATCTCTTACCCAATGGCTTTGGCAGCGGCAGCTTGCTGAATATATGCTGGCAAGGACTCCATCAGGTGTAACGTACCTGCTTCTGTATGTAGGAAACAATGTAGGAGTCAGGTACTGTGTCTCATAGCTGCCCCAAAGCTTTGCTTTTGACCTAAAACACTGTCCAGAAAGAATGGAATTGCACAGAAAAAACATTCAGTACCTATCCAGCAGCACAGTTTGACTCAGGCTAGCACCAGCTAATTGCTGTTTCACACGTCATGCAGAAATTTAATTCCTTGATGGTAAGCAGGGAATGTTGGTTTGGGTCTGCTTTGAAAGATgtcagtgttttcctccagcccTCCCTGCTCCAGTTTCTCAGACCCGTGATTGAGATGAATTTCTGTTCTATCACAATGGGTTCTCATTCCATACACCTACAGTCCCGCTTTGAGCAAACTTGGAACTTGATAGAGGTTTTCAGGTATGAAAAGAGGAAAGAGGTCAGGCCCCATgataaaagaaaaggaacagaatATGGATTTAAGTTGTTAAAATATATGCCTTCCCTTCTCAACACACGAAGAATATTAATGCTACACTAAGTGTGTGCGCACATTACTGCCTTAGAGAGCAGTGAAgttttttcagtgcatttcataGCTCTTGCACCCCAACTTGTTTACATCAGCACAGCTTCAATTTGTTCTGTTTCTATACACATCAGAGAATGTTGACAGGCAGGAATGTCTTTACCCTATGCAGAGATGTTCATACATGGGTGGAGACAAATTGGGAACAGCTTAATAACTCCAAttggtgtgaagctggtttgagaaacaatgcaCCAAACATAGTATGAAGTACAGTAAACATACACATTTTGGCTAACATCTTGTTAACACAAAAACTGGAAATGCAGTGAGTGCATAGTAAATGAGAATGTGAACACAGCCTTAGACTAATATTCTAGAGATAGGGAAGGAGATGTAGAAGTGGGGAACATCTTCATAAGTGGGTCCAAATGACAGCATTTGTGGATCTCACCTTCCAGAATTCTGGCTTGCATTTTGGCAGTCTCCTGTCTTGATGGCTTTAGCAATGCAACCAATCCTTTTAGCAAAGCTGGCCGCACATCATATGCCATGAGGTCCTTGATCAGTTGAATCGCTAGAAGAAGGAAGATACTAAAGTGGTTGCTATGTCACAGAGTAATAGTAGTAAGGTAGCTCCTGTTGCACAGAGCAAGCCTCAGTTTTTCTTGGGGAATAATTTGCCTACACAAAGCCTAAAAGGTGGTTCAACTACGTCCAGTCTTTATTAAGCATTTGTTCCAGTGTGATTAGTTACTGAGAATCCTAGGCAGGGAGAACACTGTTGAGCACAGGCCCTTCttttgggctttccataggcagcTAGCAGCCACTATGAGAatgggatactggactagatgggccactggtcttaTCCAGCAGGTGGTCCTCATGTTTATACGGCAGTTAATAGGACAAAGAACACTCTGTTTTTTAAAGTGGGTTGGTTAATGCACTAGGCAATATAGCATGTTAACTGCAATTCTAAAGTTCCTAAAGACTTCAATCCCTCCGTAAAGGCACCGTCTGTTGGTTCTTTCATAAAATGTGTAGACTAGTAAAAAATAAATTGGTAGCACTAACCACACAGCTTAACTGTATGGGATAAAGGCCAGTGAGTCACCTGCTTTGAAGACATGTTGTTTGTGCTACTTGGGAATGTGTAAGTTACCTGTTTTGAAGCAAatatagcattttaaaaagaaaacatattgcTCAATATTATTAGAAAATGTCTTTCAATGCATTGTGGTAGCTACCATGCAAATTAGAACACACACTGGATTGAACACACCAGCCTTGTGCTGTACCTTACATAAAATTTGCTTTTTCATTAATGCCTTAGTTACTAGGGTTCTTCCCTTCCTATAGACATTTGGCTCACTGGTGCAttgttttaaaactgattttaaatttcagtacagtggtacctcgggttacagacgcttcaggttacagactccactaaccaagaaatagtacctcgggttaagaactttgcttcaggatgagaacagaaatcgtgcggcggtgaTGCGgtgggccccattagctaaagtggtacctaaggttaagaacagtttcaggttaagaacggatctccagaacgaattaagttcttaacccgaggtaccactgtttgtgGTAGTCACCTGGACTCAACAATTTGAGGGTTGGCTTCAAAAGTGGAGGTGAGTgcatagagcaggcttcctcaacctctgccctccagatgtttttggcctacaactcccatgatccctagctagcaggaccagcagtcagggatgatgggaattgtagtcccaaaacatatggtgggccgaggttgaggaagcctagcaTAGAGTCATCTTACCCTCATGTTGCACCTCCAGATGCAGAGAACGGAGCACACTAAGCACTGAGTCCACAATACTTGGATGGGCATCTCCGACAATTGTCTGCCAAAGTAAAGGAGCAAGAGAAGAAAATGTGAGACCCCATCTTAGTATGGTCTAATACAGAACAAGCATGAAAAATATAGGTCACAATCAAGAGATCACAAGGAAGAGCTGGGCTACCCAAATCTTCAGCATGGGCAAGCAGACAAAAGATTATATTTTGACCTTGTGATGCAAATTCCTTTTAGGAGCATGTCAGATGATGATTTAGCATATACATGAAACACACTGAGGGGAGACAACTCATTTTGTAAGAATGTAAAAGGAAGATTGCTGTAACTGATTGAAGTTCCCTGTTGCAAATTAAAGCTGTGCTGATATAAACAACTTGGGGTGCAAGAGCTGTAAAAtcaacaaaaaaccaacaactgttTTCTAATGCAGTAACTCTCACACAGGTGTTATAAGTGAGATCAGACAACATGCTGCAATGAACCATAAAGATGCTAGGGCAGTATTtagggaaaccgcttttttcatGAATTTGTTATCAATCAGTTTTACAAGTGCATTAACTAGAAATAATCATTAGCTAGAATAGTTAAGGGAGGTGCCTGTAAGTTCTAAGGGTCCCTAAACTTCTAGATCTAGCTGTAATTGGGATGGTGTGTTCTACAGCTGACAGTTCTTAGGTCAAAAAGACATATTTTCAGGGGTACTATTTCAGATTTAAGCCATGGGGGCAGAATGAGAtttaagtaatttttttaaaaaagaaactaccTTGAAAcctatttaaatacaattacaaACATTGTATTTTAAGGCAATGTATTTGGGTTACTTATATCTCCATTACTTATAGCTCAATTATCAAACTCAGGTCAGATCTGTTAGCCTTTCTTGCCTAATATAGTTTGTTCCTTTGGCAGGGTACTTGGCACTTACCAGTAGTTTCATTTAACTGTTAATAGCAATATATATGTGCAGTTTGTAAATCCTGCACTGGCTAGAAACACAGATGCCCCTGAGGAAAAAATGCATGTTGTCTGTAACAGATGATGGGAAGAAGTTCCACATAGTGGATGAAACAAAGATTGCAACCCCATGCCTTTGTTCCCCCACTCCATCTTGTTTTTGCTCACCTGTATTGTCCTCAATGTTTGTAGGGACAGTTGCTGGGCTTTGGGAGAGGTGCACTTTAGAAGAGCAATCAGCCCTTTGTACACTTGATTCTGGTATTTGGGGTTGCCATGGCCTAAAGCATCCAGAAGAATCTGTACTTGCTCTTGAGTCTCTTCTGACTTGCAGGTGGCCAAAAACTCAGCAATTGATCGTACACctataaaggaaaaaaagctttCTGAACATGCAGGCTAGAAAGTGTCAGCTAAGCAGTCCCATGTTTTAACTTGTATTTAAATAATATGGAAGTATTTTGTAAGTAACAAAGGACACCCTTATTATACATTGATAAATATGCAGAGTACCATTGGCAGGCAATCAGTCTTAATAGTGAACATGATGGTACCCAATTGCTATTTGCAAttcttaaaatgtgttttatgtaAAGACACACTTAACATCAAATTTATTTAATCACTAAATGGGTTTCTCATATGGTATCATGTATGGAAATTTTTGGATCAATGTACAGGGCTATCTTCAAGTAAATCCTGTTTTCCATATGCTTTCAGAGTCT
The genomic region above belongs to Zootoca vivipara chromosome 7, rZooViv1.1, whole genome shotgun sequence and contains:
- the ARMH1 gene encoding armadillo-like helical domain containing protein 1 isoform X2 is translated as MGLVYFLISQIHRFSSLLNRRTQPVMTSITEQAAISRLISFLQEWDSAGKIARSHILENFILSNQGKTGPELEIEFSQGASLFLARLTAWLRLTYMYGTCLEQQLKSIGIFLSAASGQRYIIEFLEIGGILTLLEILGLNQLKEEDKRESIKLLQLVAKSGRKFKEIICESYGVRSIAEFLATCKSEETQEQVQILLDALGHGNPKYQNQVYKGLIALLKCTSPKAQQLSLQTLRTIQTIVGDAHPSIVDSVLSVLRSLHLEVQHEAIQLIKDLMAYDVRPALLKGLVALLKPSRQETAKMQARILEEAGTLHLMESLPAYIQQAAAAKAIGILAQDSRKVAEELVFLRVVHGLMCAMGNKDHTNCQRQASITLEHFVRMFIVVENHTRSAMGEKLFELFMQDATNLYLNMDAVQAVILATNIVNIPEYILAQTKMDIPGPTTHPHEKKDAKLQVPYDR
- the ARMH1 gene encoding armadillo-like helical domain containing protein 1 isoform X3, whose product is MGLVYFLISQIHRFSSLLNRRTQPVMTSITEQAAISRLISFLQEWDSAGKIARSHILENFILSNQGKTGPELEIEFSQGASLFLARLTAWLRLTYMYGTCLEQQLKSIGIFLSAASGQRYIIEFLEIGGILTLLEILGLNQLKEEDKRESIKLLQLVAKSGRKFKEIICESYGVRSIAEFLATCKSEETQEQVQILLDALGHGNPKYQNQVYKGLIALLKCTSPKAQQLSLQTLRTIQTIVGDAHPSIVDSVLSVLRSLHLEVQHEAIQLIKDLMAYDVRPALLKGLVALLKPSRQETAKMQARILEEAGTLHLMESLPAYIQQAAAAKAIGILAQDSRKVAEELVFLRVVHGLMCAMGNKDHTNCQRQASITLEHFVRMFIVVENHTRSAMGEKLFELFMRETQLQKMNRNSCLKIASCCLS
- the ARMH1 gene encoding armadillo-like helical domain containing protein 1 isoform X1 yields the protein MGLVYFLISQIHRFSSLLNRRTQPVMTSITEQAAISRLISFLQEWDSAGKIARSHILENFILSNQGKTGPELEIEFSQGASLFLARLTAWLRLTYMYGTCLEQQLKSIGIFLSAASGQRYIIEFLEIGGILTLLEILGLNQLKEEDKRESIKLLQLVAKSGRKFKEIICESYGVRSIAEFLATCKSEETQEQVQILLDALGHGNPKYQNQVYKGLIALLKCTSPKAQQLSLQTLRTIQTIVGDAHPSIVDSVLSVLRSLHLEVQHEAIQLIKDLMAYDVRPALLKGLVALLKPSRQETAKMQARILEEAGTLHLMESLPAYIQQAAAAKAIGILAQDSRKVAEELVFLRVVHGLMCAMGNKDHTNCQRQASITLEHFVRMFIVVENHTRSAMGEKLFELFMQDATNLYLNMDAVQAVILATNIVNIPEYILAQTKMDIPERNSTAEDEQEQLSQDSELLP